A stretch of the Deltaproteobacteria bacterium genome encodes the following:
- a CDS encoding nuclear transport factor 2 family protein: MGAAENKKLIQDMFAELSKGNAQAFMSNMADDVEFTIIGTTKYSGTCKGKQELVSKVLGPLSAQLEGGLAITPDNFIAEGDFVAMQARGKSNTKAGGTYNNTYCQVFRLVNGKVQQVTEYLDTELVTKAFGK, encoded by the coding sequence ATGGGAGCAGCAGAAAATAAGAAACTCATTCAAGATATGTTTGCCGAACTATCGAAAGGCAACGCGCAAGCATTCATGAGCAATATGGCTGATGATGTAGAGTTCACCATTATTGGTACGACCAAGTATTCTGGCACCTGCAAAGGGAAACAAGAGTTAGTCAGCAAAGTCCTTGGTCCTTTGTCTGCGCAGCTTGAAGGTGGACTGGCCATCACGCCAGACAATTTCATTGCTGAAGGCGATTTCGTGGCGATGCAAGCACGGGGGAAATCGAACACCAAGGCTGGTGGAACCTATAACAACACCTACTGCCAGGTGTTTCGTCTCGTGAATGGTAAGGTACAGCAAGTGACAGAATATCTGGATACGGAACTCGTGACCAAGGCGTTTGGCAAGTAA
- a CDS encoding MFS transporter — MPRFRFVVMGAVWLTMFFLFLDRVNISLAAPYLMDGLKLNGVEMGIVLSMYYWGYMAGQLGGGIAADHWTIRTWASVMFLAWCALTVLTGVCNTLWQLALVRGLFGACEGAVANPTHKLENHWVLPNERGRIYGIAIGCGYLGLILGTPLVSWLIDGWGWRVMFYGTGVLSVIGAVCFWLIVYDHPREHPWISPQERDFLEAELAKDRVTYDPTSGKAQTLSFRQAFAILLQTPAYWGLCAVSFFALGTFFTNLSWLPGYLVKDRGYTVMSSGLYLILPYIAALIGSLIGGYLGDRLGSRGLVALVASVVTGPAIMGLVMSHDVSHVIFWMSLALFVNAAAVNSAIILLFDLLPAEVLGVAVAIFSGVCGGTGGILGPLLMGYAYDRTGTFWWGFASLAVGAVITAFILIPIVIYEKRVKREKQIKAAQAAIGANVAAVAK, encoded by the coding sequence GTGCCGCGATTTCGTTTTGTTGTGATGGGAGCCGTGTGGCTCACGATGTTCTTTCTCTTTCTCGATCGCGTGAACATCTCGCTCGCTGCGCCATATCTGATGGACGGCCTCAAGTTGAATGGCGTGGAGATGGGGATTGTTCTCAGTATGTATTACTGGGGCTATATGGCCGGGCAGCTTGGTGGTGGGATTGCTGCCGATCATTGGACGATCCGCACGTGGGCCTCTGTGATGTTTCTTGCCTGGTGCGCGCTGACGGTCCTCACCGGTGTCTGTAACACGTTGTGGCAGTTAGCGCTGGTCCGTGGACTTTTCGGTGCGTGTGAAGGAGCGGTCGCCAATCCTACTCACAAATTAGAAAATCACTGGGTGTTGCCCAACGAACGTGGACGCATCTACGGCATCGCTATTGGCTGCGGTTATCTTGGCTTGATCCTAGGAACACCGCTGGTGAGTTGGCTGATCGATGGTTGGGGATGGCGGGTGATGTTCTATGGTACTGGCGTACTGAGCGTTATTGGTGCGGTGTGTTTTTGGCTGATTGTCTATGATCATCCACGCGAGCATCCGTGGATTTCTCCGCAAGAGCGAGACTTTCTGGAGGCTGAGCTGGCGAAAGACCGTGTGACGTATGACCCAACCAGTGGGAAGGCGCAGACGCTCTCTTTTCGCCAAGCGTTTGCCATCCTTTTACAGACCCCTGCGTATTGGGGTCTATGTGCGGTGAGTTTCTTTGCCTTAGGGACGTTCTTTACCAATCTGAGTTGGTTACCAGGGTATCTGGTCAAAGATCGTGGCTATACGGTTATGAGTAGTGGTCTGTATCTGATCTTGCCGTACATTGCTGCTCTGATTGGATCACTCATCGGTGGATATCTCGGTGATCGCTTGGGCAGTCGAGGCCTGGTGGCGCTCGTTGCCAGTGTTGTGACCGGACCGGCGATTATGGGGTTGGTCATGAGTCATGATGTCTCGCACGTGATTTTCTGGATGAGCCTTGCGCTCTTTGTCAATGCGGCTGCGGTGAACAGCGCCATCATTTTACTTTTTGATTTGTTGCCAGCCGAAGTCCTTGGTGTGGCGGTAGCGATTTTTTCTGGGGTGTGTGGTGGCACGGGTGGAATTCTCGGACCGTTATTGATGGGTTATGCGTACGATCGTACCGGCACGTTCTGGTGGGGGTTTGCGAGCCTCGCTGTCGGTGCGGTCATTACCGCGTTCATTCTGATTCCGATCGTAATCTATGAGAAACGAGTCAAGCGAGAGAAACAAATCAAAGCTGCACAGGCAGCGATTGGCGCCAATGTGGCGGCGGTGGCGAAGTAG
- a CDS encoding MaoC family dehydratase, with protein sequence MTGEGGRPLYPCAERTLQEKDCFTSEKIPMTPDRKTIIGKVLREVQYRISEDDIKDYLPVAEEDHPAFATDAGAKAAGYARRVIPPSYAPYISIIGLLRAFDWKEDFYFDYATGTAMFGEQELEYLRPIHVGETLTVHSAVSDVYEKQGKRPFDVIQVKFIVSDEHGAPAIRGAQSYIIFK encoded by the coding sequence ATGACTGGAGAGGGGGGACGACCGCTATATCCGTGCGCAGAGCGCACGCTACAAGAAAAAGATTGCTTCACTTCTGAGAAGATACCTATGACCCCAGATCGCAAAACTATCATTGGCAAAGTCCTGCGTGAAGTGCAGTATCGTATCAGTGAAGACGACATCAAGGATTATTTGCCGGTCGCGGAAGAAGACCACCCGGCCTTTGCGACTGATGCCGGGGCCAAGGCGGCTGGATATGCGCGGCGTGTCATCCCTCCGTCGTATGCGCCATATATTTCGATTATCGGGTTACTCCGGGCGTTCGATTGGAAAGAAGATTTCTATTTTGATTACGCAACGGGAACTGCGATGTTCGGGGAACAGGAACTTGAATATCTCCGACCGATCCACGTGGGTGAGACGTTGACTGTACACAGTGCAGTCTCTGATGTGTATGAGAAACAGGGAAAGCGTCCGTTTGATGTGATTCAGGTCAAATTCATCGTGAGTGATGAACATGGAGCACCCGCGATTCGTGGGGCACAGTCGTATATCATCTTCAAATAA
- a CDS encoding 5-formyltetrahydrofolate cyclo-ligase has translation MGRFRKPRKRITGQGNGESESWRIEGPCGTALHMQSEKSHLRSLLLQQRRRLTAQEVTEKSQRIFAHLQTFRPFLHAHTVVLYSAEADEVQTEAIWQEAESCGKAVYYPRITADRTDLEFVRRFPNEPLVPGTFNIPTPPGNDLLPQLQPTDIVLTPGVGFDRLGRRLGRGKGYYDRAFRGPLAHAIRVALAFDCQVVLQVPTDATDERVHAVISETGIVDCQSSLSSGKS, from the coding sequence ATGGGTCGATTTAGGAAACCGAGGAAGAGGATAACAGGACAAGGAAACGGAGAGTCGGAGAGCTGGAGAATTGAAGGGCCGTGTGGAACCGCACTTCATATGCAATCGGAAAAGTCTCATCTTCGCTCTTTGCTGCTGCAACAACGCCGCCGCCTTACGGCACAAGAAGTGACCGAAAAAAGCCAACGGATATTTGCTCATCTGCAAACATTCCGCCCCTTCCTTCACGCTCACACCGTAGTGCTGTATAGCGCTGAAGCTGACGAAGTACAGACCGAGGCGATCTGGCAGGAAGCGGAGTCCTGCGGAAAAGCGGTGTACTATCCTCGCATCACCGCCGATCGTACAGATCTGGAGTTTGTCCGCCGCTTTCCTAACGAACCCCTCGTTCCTGGCACGTTCAATATCCCAACCCCACCGGGGAATGATCTGCTCCCGCAATTACAGCCAACGGACATTGTGCTTACTCCAGGAGTTGGATTTGACCGACTAGGGAGGCGTCTCGGTCGAGGCAAAGGGTATTATGACCGTGCCTTTCGCGGTCCGCTCGCTCATGCGATTCGTGTTGCTTTAGCTTTTGACTGCCAAGTTGTCCTACAGGTTCCGACTGATGCTACGGATGAACGGGTCCATGCTGTCATCTCCGAGACCGGGATTGTCGACTGCCAAAGTTCTCTCTCCTCAGGGAAGTCCTGA